Proteins from a single region of Chitinibacter bivalviorum:
- the greA gene encoding transcription elongation factor GreA, giving the protein MIKVPLTVIGAELLKTELAHLKSVERPAVIAAIAEARSHGDLSENAEYDAAKEKQGFVEGRIAELEGKLSNSQIIDPKEMADTAEGRIVFAATVVLQDLETEAEVTYQIVGDDEADIKQGKISVSSPIARALIGKYEGDIADVQAPGGVREYEVLEVKYI; this is encoded by the coding sequence ATGATTAAAGTACCTCTGACCGTGATTGGTGCAGAATTATTGAAGACTGAATTGGCGCACCTGAAAAGCGTAGAGCGTCCTGCAGTCATCGCGGCGATTGCCGAAGCACGTAGCCATGGCGATTTGTCGGAAAATGCCGAATACGATGCCGCCAAAGAAAAGCAAGGCTTTGTGGAAGGTCGTATCGCCGAGCTAGAAGGTAAATTGAGCAATAGCCAAATTATCGACCCCAAAGAAATGGCTGATACCGCAGAAGGTCGTATCGTATTTGCCGCGACGGTAGTGCTGCAAGACTTAGAAACCGAAGCAGAAGTGACTTATCAGATCGTGGGCGATGATGAAGCTGATATTAAGCAAGGTAAAATCTCGGTATCTAGCCCGATTGCCCGCGCTTTGATTGGTAAATATGAAGGCGATATCGCCGATGTGCAAGCGCCTGGTGGCGTGCGTGAATATGAAGTCTTGGAAGTAAAATACATCTAA
- the ftsH gene encoding ATP-dependent zinc metalloprotease FtsH, whose product MNNLGKNVAIWLVVGLVLMTIFNQFSKHQDSSAQIPYSQFMVEVEQGRIASAEIEGSPLRGQWIRGKKADGSNYATLAPFDFRMVDTLIKHNVKFAAKPEEEPSLLMSIFVNWFPMLLLIGVWVFFMRQMQGGGKGGAFSFGKSKAKMLDESNNAVTFADVAGCDEAKEEVSEIVDYLRDPSKYQSLGGRMPRGILMVGSPGTGKTLLAKAIAGEAKVPFFSISGSDFVEMFVGVGAARVRDMFENAKKNAPCIIFIDEIDAVGRQRGAGMGGGNDEREQTLNQMLVEMDGFEGNSGIIVIAATNRPDVLDPALMRPGRFDRQVVVSLPDIRGREQILGVHMRKVPIANDVDASVLARGTPGMSGADLANLVNEAALFAARRNKRLVDMADFESAKDKIYMGPERRSMVMTEEERRATAYHESGHAVVAEMLEGTDPVHKVTIMPRGRALGLTWQLPERDRFSHYKDQMLNELAILFGGRVAEDLFINRISTGASNDFERATAMARDMVTRYGMTEKMGPMVYAENDGEVFLGRSVTTHKNVSESTMQQVDSEIRRIIDEQYALAVQILEENRDKVEVMTQALMDWETIDREQVLDIMAGRPPRPPKELPPVRKVASKESDTPTGGAEAPSTPAAEA is encoded by the coding sequence GTGAACAATCTCGGCAAGAATGTCGCCATTTGGTTAGTTGTTGGCTTGGTGCTGATGACTATTTTTAACCAATTTTCCAAGCATCAAGATAGCTCGGCCCAAATTCCATACTCGCAATTTATGGTGGAAGTAGAGCAGGGGCGTATTGCAAGTGCCGAAATTGAAGGCAGCCCACTGCGTGGTCAATGGATTCGCGGTAAAAAAGCCGACGGCAGTAATTATGCAACTTTGGCGCCATTCGACTTCCGTATGGTTGATACGCTGATTAAGCACAACGTTAAATTTGCAGCTAAACCCGAAGAAGAGCCTAGCTTGTTGATGAGTATTTTCGTCAACTGGTTCCCTATGTTGCTCTTGATCGGTGTTTGGGTTTTCTTTATGCGCCAGATGCAAGGTGGCGGTAAAGGCGGCGCGTTTAGTTTTGGTAAATCAAAAGCAAAAATGCTTGATGAAAGCAATAACGCCGTGACCTTTGCTGACGTCGCTGGTTGCGATGAAGCCAAAGAAGAAGTTTCCGAAATCGTTGATTACTTGCGTGACCCAAGCAAATACCAAAGCCTGGGTGGTCGTATGCCACGCGGTATCTTGATGGTGGGTTCACCCGGTACTGGTAAAACCTTGCTGGCTAAGGCGATTGCGGGTGAAGCGAAAGTACCTTTCTTCTCAATTTCGGGTTCCGATTTCGTCGAAATGTTTGTCGGTGTTGGCGCTGCGCGTGTGCGTGATATGTTTGAAAACGCCAAGAAAAACGCACCGTGCATCATCTTTATTGACGAGATTGATGCAGTAGGTCGTCAGCGTGGCGCCGGTATGGGCGGTGGTAATGACGAGCGCGAGCAAACCTTGAACCAGATGCTGGTTGAAATGGACGGCTTTGAAGGTAACTCGGGCATTATCGTCATTGCTGCGACCAACCGTCCTGATGTGCTGGATCCAGCGCTGATGCGTCCAGGCCGCTTCGATCGCCAGGTTGTGGTGTCATTGCCTGATATTCGTGGTCGTGAGCAGATTCTTGGCGTGCATATGCGCAAAGTACCGATCGCCAATGATGTAGATGCTTCCGTATTGGCCCGTGGTACACCAGGTATGTCAGGTGCCGATTTGGCTAACTTGGTCAATGAGGCGGCATTGTTTGCGGCGCGTCGTAACAAGCGTCTTGTTGATATGGCTGATTTTGAATCAGCTAAAGACAAAATCTACATGGGCCCTGAGCGTCGTAGCATGGTCATGACCGAAGAAGAGCGTCGTGCAACGGCTTATCATGAGTCGGGCCACGCCGTTGTGGCAGAAATGCTGGAAGGAACTGACCCAGTTCACAAAGTAACCATCATGCCGCGTGGCCGTGCCTTGGGTCTGACTTGGCAGCTACCAGAGCGTGATCGTTTTTCACACTACAAAGATCAAATGCTTAATGAGCTGGCGATTTTGTTTGGTGGTCGTGTTGCGGAAGATTTGTTTATCAATCGCATTTCGACGGGCGCTTCAAATGACTTTGAGCGTGCTACGGCGATGGCTCGTGATATGGTGACGCGTTACGGTATGACCGAGAAAATGGGGCCGATGGTCTACGCCGAAAACGATGGTGAAGTATTCTTGGGTCGCTCTGTTACAACGCATAAGAATGTGTCTGAATCGACGATGCAGCAAGTGGACTCAGAAATTCGCCGTATTATCGATGAGCAGTACGCCTTGGCTGTGCAGATTCTCGAAGAGAATCGCGATAAAGTTGAAGTGATGACTCAAGCCTTGATGGATTGGGAAACGATTGATCGCGAGCAAGTACTTGATATTATGGCTGGTCGTCCTCCACGCCCACCAAAAGAATTGCCACCAGTTCGTAAAGTAGCTTCGAAAGAAAGCGACACGCCTACTGGTGGTGCAGAGGCACCAAGTACTCCGGCAGCAGAAGCTTAA
- the folP gene encoding dihydropteroate synthase: MTNFFQCGRFQLSLSRPLVMGIVNVTPDSFSDGGQFNCLPNALKRIEQLIEQGADIIDIGGESTRPGATPVPIEEELARVIPVIQAAASLNVPLSIDTCKPAVMRAALEAGVDMVNDIAGLEAPGALAALQQSNVGICLMHKQGDPQTMQSQPVYNDVVAEVTQYLQQRCAAVQAAGIASERVLIDLGFGFGKNLAHNCDLFRAQQSIVEQVGYPMLVGVSRKRMLGEITGREVQDRMVPSVVAALLAVQSGAQIVRVHDVRETVDALKLWRELK, translated from the coding sequence ATGACGAATTTTTTTCAGTGCGGACGCTTTCAACTTTCTCTCTCTCGCCCTCTGGTGATGGGGATTGTGAATGTGACGCCAGATTCATTTTCCGATGGTGGGCAATTCAATTGTTTACCGAATGCGCTAAAGCGTATTGAGCAATTGATCGAGCAGGGGGCTGACATTATCGATATTGGCGGTGAGTCAACGCGTCCAGGCGCGACGCCTGTTCCGATTGAGGAAGAATTGGCGCGTGTTATTCCTGTGATCCAAGCCGCCGCTTCGCTCAATGTTCCGCTCTCTATTGATACTTGCAAGCCTGCGGTGATGCGAGCTGCACTGGAAGCAGGAGTCGATATGGTCAATGATATTGCAGGTTTAGAGGCGCCGGGCGCATTAGCGGCGTTACAACAAAGTAATGTAGGGATTTGCCTGATGCATAAGCAGGGTGATCCACAGACCATGCAAAGCCAGCCTGTTTACAATGATGTCGTGGCGGAGGTGACTCAGTATCTACAGCAGCGCTGTGCCGCAGTGCAAGCCGCTGGGATTGCCAGTGAGCGAGTTTTAATAGATTTGGGGTTTGGCTTTGGCAAAAATCTAGCCCATAACTGTGACTTATTTCGTGCCCAGCAGAGCATTGTTGAGCAAGTCGGGTACCCGATGCTGGTGGGGGTATCGCGTAAACGAATGTTAGGTGAAATCACTGGGCGCGAAGTCCAAGACCGTATGGTGCCAAGTGTCGTTGCTGCACTCTTGGCAGTACAATCTGGGGCGCAAATTGTGCGTGTGCATGACGTAAGGGAAACAGTGGATGCGTTAAAGCTTTGGCGTGAGTTAAAATAA
- the rlmE gene encoding 23S rRNA (uridine(2552)-2'-O)-methyltransferase RlmE yields MARSNSSNAWLQEHVNDHYVHMAKKDGYRARAAYKLLEIDEKDKLLKQGFWVADLGAAPGSWCQVAKDKVGPSGRVFALDILEMDPIRGVEFIQGDFREEAVLNQFNALLGGRQVDLVICDMAPNITGTAVTDQARSMYLCELALQFAQDQLKPGGNFLVKVFQGSGFPEYMSAMRETFSSVVSRKPKASRDRSSEVYLLGKQKKA; encoded by the coding sequence ATGGCACGTTCCAATTCCAGTAACGCTTGGTTACAGGAGCATGTAAATGACCATTATGTGCATATGGCCAAGAAAGATGGCTACCGCGCACGCGCGGCGTATAAATTGCTCGAAATCGATGAAAAAGATAAATTATTAAAGCAAGGCTTCTGGGTGGCCGATTTGGGTGCCGCGCCAGGTAGCTGGTGCCAAGTTGCCAAAGACAAAGTCGGGCCTAGTGGCCGAGTGTTTGCGCTGGATATCTTGGAAATGGATCCAATTCGTGGCGTCGAGTTTATTCAGGGCGATTTTCGTGAGGAAGCCGTATTGAATCAATTTAACGCGCTACTCGGTGGCCGACAGGTAGACCTTGTAATCTGCGATATGGCCCCCAATATTACAGGTACGGCTGTCACCGATCAGGCGCGCAGCATGTATTTGTGCGAGTTGGCTTTGCAGTTTGCACAGGATCAGCTCAAGCCCGGTGGTAATTTTCTAGTGAAAGTGTTCCAAGGCAGTGGTTTTCCGGAATATATGTCAGCGATGCGTGAAACTTTTAGCAGCGTTGTGTCTCGAAAACCTAAAGCATCACGCGATCGTAGCTCGGAAGTCTATCTTTTGGGTAAGCAAAAAAAGGCTTAA
- the yhbY gene encoding ribosome assembly RNA-binding protein YhbY has protein sequence MLELTPDQCRHLRSLAHHLNPVVMIGNNGLTDSVMREIALNLDAHELIKVRVLGDDREARAQYMQQICTDLGAAPVQMLGKLLLIYRSSSTDKPKIKLPKPKKAEK, from the coding sequence ATGTTAGAACTTACCCCGGATCAATGCCGTCATTTGCGCAGTTTAGCGCATCACCTTAATCCGGTGGTTATGATTGGGAACAATGGTCTTACTGATTCTGTGATGCGTGAAATTGCGCTTAACCTCGATGCACACGAACTGATTAAAGTGCGTGTTCTGGGTGATGACCGCGAAGCGCGTGCGCAATACATGCAACAAATCTGCACCGATCTGGGCGCTGCGCCGGTACAAATGCTGGGTAAATTGCTTCTTATTTACCGCTCAAGCAGCACTGACAAACCCAAAATCAAATTACCAAAACCTAAAAAAGCAGAAAAATAA
- a CDS encoding DUF4149 domain-containing protein, whose amino-acid sequence MGNGIKNLLTTLWIGGMWIIGVVVAPALFSSLDKAVAGMVAGKLFHAIGWIGIVAGVFLTIWWIWMEGARAFKGGKLWLILGMLLCTLINQFAIFPLIAEIKPAVSNAAEGMFGGGLAQWHTISSLIYLLQSVLGLIYIWQHD is encoded by the coding sequence ATGGGTAATGGGATCAAAAATCTGCTGACCACATTGTGGATAGGTGGAATGTGGATTATCGGTGTGGTGGTGGCTCCGGCTTTATTCAGTAGCTTAGATAAAGCGGTAGCGGGTATGGTGGCGGGCAAATTATTTCACGCCATAGGCTGGATCGGTATTGTCGCAGGCGTATTTTTGACGATCTGGTGGATCTGGATGGAAGGCGCACGCGCATTCAAGGGTGGCAAGCTATGGCTGATCTTGGGGATGCTGTTGTGCACGCTGATTAATCAGTTCGCTATCTTTCCGCTGATTGCTGAAATTAAGCCGGCCGTGAGTAATGCGGCCGAAGGCATGTTCGGTGGCGGCTTGGCACAATGGCATACGATTTCAAGTCTGATTTATTTGCTGCAAAGTGTCCTAGGCTTGATCTACATTTGGCAGCATGATTGA